DNA sequence from the Pogoniulus pusillus isolate bPogPus1 chromosome 7, bPogPus1.pri, whole genome shotgun sequence genome:
AAGGGTACAGGTTTTAGGCCGATGATAACATTCAGTATTTTCTAAGTATTTAACAAAAGATCCCTGCCACGATGCAGCTAAAGTTTAGTGGAACACAGAGTCTCATGCTACACTGATTGCATTTTCCAGGTGTTCACTGTTGAAGAAATGATGCCTCATATCCAACACATGAAAGGAGGTCACAGTAAAAACCTTTTTCttaaagacaaaaagaagaaagggttCTGGCTGGTGACTGTTCTGCACAACAGGCAAATCAATTTAAATGATCTTGCTAAAAAATTGGGTGTTGGAAGTGGAAACCTAAGATTTGCTGATGAAAAGATGATGCTGGAAAAACTGAAAGTGGGCCAGGGCTGTGTGACCCCCCTCGCCCTTTTCTGTGACCATGGGGATGTGAGGTTTGTGCTGGATGCTGACTTTCTGGAAGGTGGCCATGAAAAGGTGTACTTTCATCCAATGACAAATTCTGCAACTATGGGCTTAAGCCCCGACGACTTGTTGAAGTTTGTGAGATCAACAGGCCATGATCCCATCATCTTACATTTTGATGAAGATGTTAAGTAGATTTCTATTACTAGACACAGATTTTGTATGAGCAAAATGGGCACAAATCTCTTTACAAATAAAATTTGAAAAGCCAAGCATTactatttttcttttgtgtttttttttttttttccccaaatgtgTAAGTTTGTATAAtctggtgggaaaaaaaatactgtcttCAGGTTATTAGAAACTTAACAGAATATTTCTGAAAAGACAAGACATGCTTGCAGTCTACCTCTAAGTAACCAGTAAGTAGAGGTGatgttatttaaaaaaaaatgttatatAGTTGTTAGTAAAATGGATAAAACCAGAACTTCCCATTTGTGGTACTGGCCTTGAAGGTTTAAACTTAAAACATCATTACGAAACAACAAATGAGCTTAAAAATTCTAAAATACCTGTCAGTGTGCACAGTTGTCTAGATTGTGTCCCTGTACCCATTTATCCATTACTACATGTTGCtttctttttattatctttagcTAGGAAAAAACAACTTACCTACACTACAGAAAGTATATCTGATTGTCTACATTTTTAGTCGCGTTTTCACTTTCACAGTATCCTCCTCTGAAAAAATACTGAGTTTTCTGGCAATGGGCCCATGAAGACAGGCATGTGCTTCACCTATTTCTAGAGCTTCTCTAAGAATGGCAAGTGAGGAGGGAGCCTTTAGCAGGTGGGGCAGGGGTAAGCCTCAGTACcagcctctctcctggcagagaAGCTCCAAAGAATAATGTTACTGCAGGTTCCTGACCTGGTTTAGTATATTCTCAGAGAAAACTTAACACAGCCTAGAACTATATTAACTTTTGTGCACAATTTCTGCAGATTAGCCAGACCACGGAGGATGTGCATCTTCCTCTCTGCTTCACTATAATCAGCACCTATAGAATTGGAAAGAAGGCTACAAGTAGCTGTATGTGATCACCTTTCGGGAGAAGGGGACTACTGCACACACAAACATCCCTGTGCTTAAGAAGGGAAGGCTGATCTGTCTTTCAACTGATGAGTAGAAAATTAGTATAGAAAGGTATCTTTCACAAGAACAAGACTgctattaaaataaaaattattatctttctcctttcttctgcctAAATAAACCTCCCTTCATACAGATTGTGTGCTaaagacagaagcagcagaaactcCGTGATGTCCAGTAAACATACTGTGGCAACAAGAACCTCCACAAAACCCAAAGATGGCAGTTGTGAAAGCAAGGGACAAAATCTAGAGAGGATGGGGAGAAAGGTTTTTTAAACACAGCTGAACAAAAATGTACAAACTGCCTAAAGGCAAGTGGCACTGTCAACATGAGTTGAGacagaaaggaaataaagaatACAGAAGAGCGAACTAAACACACAGAAGGACTTGTGTTCCTGGATGACTTTGTCATGCTAAAGGATTTGATGCCAACAGTGATAAACACTTCAAAAGAAGCACAAGTCAGAAATGGGCCAATGTGAACCAGTTTCATTCTATATGGCCAAGATAGTTCTATGAGAGCATCAAAATTGGTGTGTTGATGTTTCTTCCTCTTAAAAAAGTGAGAGCTTTACTTCTATAGAATAAATAGCTAGTATTAACTGAGAAAAAATACCTAGGGCAAAACACAGGTCACCTCACAAACATCCTTGCCATGATCTCCTTCAGTTCTGAGGTATTTGGCACCTGTTCTCCAGAGATACGGACTTAATACTTAATGATGAAACAGTTCTAAGTTCTCCCCTCCACCTCAGAAAGACACTAAACCAACCCCTTCTACCATGGAAGTTCCCTCAGTTGGGAAAGAAGTGACCGAAAAAATGCTGAAGCTATAGAAAGAATCACTAGAAGGATGTCCGGGTACGTGAGATCTTATATTTGTTGTTAAATAAAAGACAAACATCTGGTGTTTAGGAATACTGGGTTGATTAATGAACATTAATGACTGACATTACTAAATTAGCTAGATACAGTCTTATGTGTCTTTTAAAAAGTAAGAATTATCTTACCCTCTGCCTGCCACTCACTCTTTTCCCCTTTAAGGAGATTTTGTGGTACCCTAAAATCCTTTATCacttcaaaacaaaaagaaaaaaacaaatttgACTTATCAAGGTTTTTACATCCAGAAGGCTTTAAATGTGAAATCTGATTTATAAACATGCACAACAGCAGTTTACTTCATGAATCTCAAAATCCGTACTACCCAAAATTTAACTTCTTTTGTCCTCAAGACGTTCTGAGATTTGTCCCAGCAAAAATAATGTTCAAGCAAAATCAAAGCTTCAAAGACTACATTTGGCAAATCTAGAATTATTTGTATTTACTTATGAAATTAGtgtcttttaaaaataatacCAAAATAGTGTATAGTTAAAAGCTACACAGCTCTATGCAAATAAGCAACACAAAACAACTATGCATTGTCCAGAAAGCTGCTGCTACAGCTTCGTGGGTTTCCTTCTGGAAGAAACACAGAGCATGTCACTAACTGACCACCATGCCATTATTGAACAccaacagccttccagtaataTCCATTTCCAAATAAAGTGTGCATAAATGTACACACAACtaagaaaaaaattatttggTTTGGCATTTTAATAACATAATTAATAAATGTATACAATGGCAAACATAACAAAAAAACTATGTAAAGAAAATTACAGTTTTAAATAAGAGCTTTTTGTTTCACACCTAGGTACATTCCTTTAAGGCAGTTTTATTAATATCAAAGCATTATTTACATAAACATTATGATCTACCTCTAGAAAACATCTTGGAAACAGTTTAGAAATAATAGGTGTTGGGAATGTTGAAAAGCAGATGATcagaaaagtaaataaaaattaCACATTATGTAGTACTACAACCTCTTTTGTCATCTTGAACTAGATTTGGCAACTCTTGCAGTAAAAAAATCTTTGTGTGCACTCTTTTACGCTATCAATAGCTGCCATGTTGTCCTCTGGGAGTCTGTTTCAGAAAAAGGGAAGCAACTCCCAAATTAAATTTAGGTTTTGCTTAATTTGATCTtaagggcacaaagtggaaagataagaaaggacaaagaaaacaaatacaaagtcATCAGAGCACAGAGAacttcctgactgctcttctgctctgaAAGTTTTTGGCCAAAGAAAGTGCTGGAAGGAAAAGGTTCTGATCTCTTGAATGCAAACGTATTCTGCAAATAGTGCTGCTTTTGGCTAATCCAGCACATAAAACCCCAACTGCTGTCCTGTCTTTGTATGGAAGTGGATCAAATCCTGCTCACAGTGGCTTTGACAGGCACCAAGTAGGACTGGCACAGACCTCATCCATGCTCACCTCTGACCTAGCAGGGTGAATTCTGCCCCTAAACTCCTCCTGATCCTCTCACATAAGGAAACTGTTTCAGTTAAATAGTAATTTTAAAGGTTGTTAACTATGCCCTGGCTGTGATTGCAAGTTGCTTTAAGAAGGTGTTAATAATAtgcaaaaagaaagcagagaagttACTACAGGTAGCCTTGGACAACTTAAGAGTGACTACAGGAAAAAGCTGAACTAATAAATGAATCAGGAGTTGCCCATGTGATGAAAACAATACAGCCATGTGTGGCTAGGGCAGGTTTTGTGTGTCCAGACAtgctcctcacaggaaagaagcagGCAGACGTGGCAATGACATGGCAATACTGCCTAATTCCCAGGGTCTCAGAGAATCTACCAGaacacacacagctgctcagATTCTGTGAGTACAAACAGCACTTGGCATGACAGTTTTAATCCACTAAGTCAAGAAATACACATTGTTCTAAAAGTCCTAACATTACTGAATGGCTAGGGTATAAAAAGTTTGAGTAGTTTGAAAAGTTCCCTGCTGCCAAGAAAGTCAGGAGAATGCAATCACAATCAGACCACAAAATGAGCTTGAAAATACCATAATTTACAATTAGCTGTTGTCCTAATATAGTATTTCAATCCTCTTTCCTAACAGCTCTGCTTTTAGTAAGGGCTAACAGCACTCCAGGTTTCCTATCTTTGTCTGTGAAATTCTCCAATGACAACCCTTCCTTTAGTCTCTGTGCCTCTGCCTATGCTGCAGTACAGGAATGGCACAGAAACCAGGTCTGACACCGTATTTGTATTGTTACTGAGTGTTCTAGCCCTTGCCAACCATCTTACCCACCCCTCTAGTGGCACCTCATAGCTGTCAGTGCATGGCTTGGAATGTACCAAATCTCTCtcaaaaatatcacagtatcagttaCAAGATGGGAAAGTATTCCAAAGTGAACCAAACTCGGGCTGCCTACAAAACCATCATGGACAGATGGATTTCAGGAGCGTGCTAGACTTCAGATCACCCTGGGGACTGCTCATTTGTGTGCTCGCCATGCTTCCACCAAAATCAATGGAAATCTTGACACTAAGGGACCAGAAATGTATGTGTGTTGTCAGCTGgtaataaaaataaaccaaTTAATAAGATACCAGAAACGTCCTCAGAGGAAGAACAGATATTCTGTGTAGTCCAAAAAATTTGACCTgataatccttgaggtcacttccaactggATATCTTGTGACATATGGTTGAGAGCTACAAAACTTAAGGGAAAAAACAACTAATAAACCAATAGATGTCTAAATTCTCTGAGACAACAATCTGAGAATCAAGTATTTGTAAGGTAAAACCAAAATAATCTGTTTAGATCTGGATATTCTAGCATATTTTATCACAAAAAAATACTAGAAGTCACtttgaggaagaaaataaaattttaaagCCTGTTGaactttcctccttttttcccccttttgacaaaatttcaggaaaataaaacttgCTAGGATAGCTTTTGAATTTCTGAACTGCAGTCTTCCTCCAGTGAAAAATGATGTTCATGCTGTCCCTGGTCACGCTTACCTGTACTGATGTGAATGGAGACAGCTGTAGGTGAAGTTATCTACCTGCCTGCTGGAAGAGGGGACACTAGGAGGTCATACAATTAACTGTTTAGAGCAGGTATCTGAATATGCTGATTGATTTGTAATGAAATATAATGATGATAACTCATTTTGGATCTGCTTGTACATTCACATACAATAAATGTATGCTACCATTGAATGCACCAAGGACATTGGTTGATTTTAATAGAaataaaaaatgaacaaaatgtATTTTATCAGCGAAAGATAACTTTAAGGGGAACTGATTGTAAAATGCATATGATATTATTTACATTTCTCTTTGCCATCAAGAAACCTCCTAAGCCACAATCAGCTCAAGTTGAAAGACAATAAAAAAAAGTCAGTACACAAACATTGTAAGACAGTCTTATTCTGGAAATGCTGTTTGATGAAGACAGCCTTCTATTAAAGTTATAGAAAAAGCATACCTGACAATTTCCTGTCAGGAACATGTGAACATATATATAGTCAGAGTAACATGGGAGTGTGGAAAACACAAATGACAAATTCTAGAGAATACAATTATCCCACGACTCCCACTTTTGTTAGCTACCCAACGTTTTCATGTATGTAAACAGATTTTTCTCTTGCAGTATGCAACAAAAATCAGCATAAACCTTTTCAAGAGCAATTCCATGCAGATTATGCTAACCAAATAAGGCAGTGAAGTGCCAGTAAGCTGCGAGGTTTTGGATCTGTATGTACAGTAAATTTCAACAAAATAACTACATAATTTATTTTAGATTTACAGAAGTAAACATAAACTGCTAGttatgggggggggaggggttggttAATTATTAGCAGAAGCTTAAGCAAATCAGTGGCTAATTTCTTAAACAAAAGATGAAAGGAATTTTAGTTTTTTTCCCTGGAGTGACTCTTGAGACCTTAATAATCTTGGTCTTTAGGGAGATGAGAACTGTCCTTTATTCAGTAGATCTTAACAGTGCAATGTGCAGTAATTCCTAAGATCATCTACAAATTTTCGGCAGTAGACTCCAGTAGAGCTCCTTGATTCAAGGAAGGaaggtaggtagataggtagGTTTTTATTTCTTGCCTGCTCTAGTCACGAAGAATGTAAAAAATTCCCTTAATTTTTATTAATGAATCCTACAGTCGCTGTCTTGTTACTTCAGTTAAAAAGGCTTCACATTGAGATACTGAAGGAcacttttctctctgtgttCAGTTGAAAggtagaaagagaaaagaacatAAGAAAAGCTTGAAGTGCAGAAATGTAAAATACAGAGTTAAGTCACTTACAGAACTAACAGCACTAATATCATGCATCAAAGATGTGTTAATGAAGTCAAGAGAAGGACAGAGTGTCAAAGGCAAGCTTTATAAAAAGGCAGTTTCCATGTAGCACAGAATGCTTTATATGCTTTGTTAAACTGTTCTTTTGGATTTATCAGTCCCTTTCCAAGAACTGACTTCAGTATTACTTATGATTTCTTTGCAATTCCTTCTtcaagagattaaaaaaatgaaaataaatgtaaTTTTTACAGGCAAAAGTCTAAACAGGATGCAGTTCCTTGCCTAAACAGGCAAAGTAACTCTTGcaaagcaacctgttctggctTAAATACTAAGCAAGACAAAAGCCAGTTAAGCAAGCAGTATTTACATCTGGTTAATGCAGTGTGCACTTGGTCTTACATGTAATGCTGTTAGTTTGTTGTAAATGAAATGAATCTCATTTACATTTTGGGCAGGAAACTCACCACTTGGCCCACATCTCATGTAGTGGGCAATAGAATTAGGAGCTTTGTTGCTCCCTAGACCTGCTTTTTGAATTTCTGCTTTCTGGGATAGCTTCCACATCTGCAGAGAAAAGCATTTCATGTTATTCATTATGTTTACCAGGACATGAAAAAAACCTTCATGCATTAAAATACAGTCTACTTATTAGTAGAGCAAAAGGATATGtgtacacttttttttttttaaatttcagaGGAAAAGACAGAGGAGAGGAACGGAAGAAACTCACTGGATGTTCCTGTTCAACTACACTCATTAAAAGTTATCTTAGCATTATGTTCAAAGCCAGAGATGTGTTACCTTTTAGATATACTAACCCTACATTTCTGCCTGCATGACAAGGAAAACAAATGTAATCAAGGCTGACTGAACCTAGAAGAGAACTTAACTCATCTTTGCATTTTCACTTGCTACACCACACTGACAGAAATGTTCACATTTGGTTCTGCAAAACAGAAAATAATCCTTGCATGCAACAGTTTAAACATGCAGAACAGTATCTCAATTTACTATTCCTTTAACTGCAAGCAAGTTATCTAGCCTGAACAACAAAAGCTTTTCTTGTTGGCAGCCACAGATTTAGTGTTTATCATTGCCATGCAAAGCCCAAACTTGTAATTTTTAAAGACATAAGGGACCAAGGAAGGAGCAAGTGCACCATCTGCTTACAGTCAGTTATCTGAATGGCCAAGGGGCAGGAGAGAAAAAGTTTCACAGATCCTTCCACTAGTTGAGCACAGACCAAAAGAGCCATCCATGACATATATGTTGTTAAAACAAAGACCAAAAAgcggaggggaaaaaatccttctgTATATTAAAATTGTTTTATGCAACAAAAAAATGACCACTTCTCATTAACAGTGAAGTCTAGCAGCATGCTTTCACTGTTGCAGCTCAACTCAATGAAGCTAATGCAGAACAAAAAGTTATCCTCAGAAATTAAATCCAAttcataaaaaaaacccacacaacaaTGCAAAATAGCAACTTGATCAGGACACAGTTAGTCTACAATTCCCATAGAGAATCTACAGGACTAATGTTCAAAGACACTCAGGTATTCCAAAGTCCTTTGTGTTTAGCAAAGAAGTTGGTTTTAATGCTGTCCTCCCCAGTGAGTAAGGGTAAAAGGGCATTAAATGTCAGGCACACAGATTCACTATCAGGTTTGGTTTGTGCATTAAAGCTCAGTGCTttgaaaagaaatgaaacaatACAAATTGAAGTGTTccatgggcagcagctgggaaaaaaattactttgttGCCTTGAAAGCAAGTTTCAACTTCACTCTACAGGGGTAACTACCAAAATTCTTCTTTAGATCCAGGCCTTGCTCATGATTGGCTTCAGGGTTCAATGGTCATGATGGAGATTTTGTGGTAAGTATCTCTGGAGACAATACTGAACTTTTTGTAGCTGTGACAATGCACAGACCTAGACAAGGCAAGGCTGGCAAAGGAGAAAACAGCATGCCTGAAAGCTTATCCCATTTCTCCAACAATAGCAGTTGATCTACACATAAGATACTACCTCTAGCTACAAAACATGTTCTGCTCACAACATGTAGCCTCAATGCAAGACACAGGCTTGCTTGTAATCAGTTCATAAAAATACAGGCACTGGTAGCACAGTGTGAGTTTGTATTAAGTGCTCTCAGAGCTAAGAAGGTTTTGTCTCTTAATTCCTTAAACAATTTGCAAAATGCATTACACGCACGTTGCTTCAGAGAACACCACTGTTTATCTCAAAGCTAATTCAAACCACATCTACAGATTAATGGAAACAAAGTCAAATTACATGGCCCAAGGTCAGAATACTCATCTTGCTAGGTAGCAGTAAATGCAGGTCAAATTAAGTTTGTATTTTGGATCTggatttctgttttttttcactgGTGAGACAATTCTACAGGGAACACAGCATTAACAGCATGCTGTGAACACTGAAGTAAGAATTTATCAGCCCAGTAATAATGGCTGCCTGCAGACAGACAGGCGTGTCTGATTGGATGGCTTTTTGacattttaaaacagaaatTCTACCCTCCACAAAatgcctctcttctcctctaaTTCCCTTTTCCCACCTTGAAATGTAAGTGGAGTTCTGGAAAGGCTATCTCTGTATTTTACCAGTTCTCCTGTATGAAACGGAGACCATACAGACTACAATGTGGGATGCCTGCTTCTTTTCCTTGGGAATGGAGCATTTGTAGCACAGCTACCCCTCCCTAACTAAGCACAGGAATTACTTCAATCCACACAGCACTAACACAACTGTCACAAAATATCTGGCAAGATAAATTCATCTGGAAAAATCAGAGTATAACATCCATAATTCTTAATATTTACTTTCAATTTAAAATATCTTCTTCTAGATATATTTTGTTTTATAGTAGATGCAATTTTAACCTATAATAACTATCAGTAACTATTTCctcttgcaaaaaaaaaggtaCTTGCATCTAAAGTCTTGAGTACAAAACCATTTAGAACTCTTTGATACAGACGTTTCAAGTAATTGCAGAGACAGTTGAATTTAAAGCAATTACCTGTCAACATCTCCCTTTAGCTTGTTATCTAGAATTAGCAAGTTATTGGCTTATGCATTTCCCTACCTCTATATTTTTGCAAGAAAACTTCTTGCTATTTCTTCTTTTATCTAATTGTGTTAATTTAACattttttctgttatttttgtTACACATCTTGTTTTCTATTATATTAGTGTTACTTGAAGAAAAAATGAATTTCCACCATAATGAACAGAAGTTTTTATTACCACACAACACAAGGAGTCTCCCAGAAATCTGATACGTGACTTCTGCTAAGTCCATACACTTCACCACATCTGTACACCAGGTACACAAGGGACACAAAGCACACAAAAGGGACAAGGTGGAAAGGCTCATTTTTTCATTACAAGTGCTGCCTATCATGTGACTATTTTAGTACCTCTTCAGAAGAATTAGCATTTATGTTTAGACTTACAGATGGTCCCTGTATTTATTGATGTTTTGTAAGTATGAACAGTAGTTTATATTTACTGTGCATGCCAGAGACACTGAATTATTGGGCTGTAACTTGTTCCTTGTACAAAGTGCATTTATGCCAGGATGTGGCATAAATGAGAAGGATAGGACACTGAAAGCTCTCTAAGTGCTTCTTCTCATTAGTGTGCCGCTTTTAAAGGAGATTATGTCCAAATACGTGACCAGCATGTTACTGATACATCCAAAAGCATGAGCACAACTGAAAAGCACTTTCTTTGTACTGGAAAGGATGTTGCTGGCAATGCAGCATGCGACTGGTTTAACATGCATTCAGGAAATAACCAAAATACCTGTAATGCGCGACAAAGAAAAGTATCACTTGTATTATAAACACTTTTAAAGGCATGCAAAATATATACAATGCAATTAATATTTCATGCAAAGTTTGATGAGGTTACAATTTACATTCAGACATGCTGGCATACAAAACAGCTCTATGCCATTTCTCTTAGAAACAGCCCATGAACCTAACATGGAAGCATTTTTCATTGAAGTGAAACTTTCTCTAAATCCAGTGAACATGAGAACATCATATATGTAGATTTAATAATACAACCTCCTTATCATACACAACCATACTCATACCACACGGTTTGACTATCTTCAGAAACCAGGAGTGGGGATTCAGCCTCACTGGTGTTTACACAGGTGGTAGCCACAAGCTCACTAGTCAGACCTGGCCGTTGGTCACTACGATCAGATTCTGGATTAGCAGAAGGCTGCTCTTGATTTTTCAGTACTGCTCGAAATGCTGACCCAATTGTCTGATTAGTTGTTTTTGATGTAGATCTTGGAGGCAATCCACTTATATTGCTAACTAATTCAGTGTTAAGGGATAAAAATGGCAGAGCCAAAGTAACTGATCCTGTGCTGTCATTACCAGACATATTGACTTTATTGTTAAATGTGCTTGTGTTTAGCAAGGTTCTCTCATGAGTATCTGACCTTTCCATTCTTGAAGTCTTAGTTACATCAGGGTTACATCCTAGATTATGTGGTTTAACTGTATTAGCTGCATCACTTTGTGGAACACAATCTACCCTGTAAGCCACACAGTGTAAAAAAGATAACTGGTGTGGTGAGTACTCACTAGAGGTTGATGGAACACTTCTGTCAGAGGCGGATGGTGCTGGATCAACCGATACAGGTTGCCTACTATCCTTAGACAAAAAGTCATGAATGCTTGTCCTTCGAGTAGTTCCTTCTGCTGTAGAAATCACACTGCTTGCACGAGGTAAGGTAGCATAAGGATTGCAATCTCTTGATTGTCGCTGTGAAACAGTCCCTTGTATCTTCTCTTTAACTGATTTGGCCTTCCCTTGAGTGCCTGATGTAAATTTTATTGGAGAGCTAGTAAAGCAGATGTCTTCCGTTTTACAAAGGCTAGGCCTTACAAGTTGTTCTGGTTTAATGGATCGTCCATCTGAGAAATCAACAGTAGCTTTCACACTTAACGATCTTACAATACCACAACCAGCAGAGGGCTGTTTTCTTAGCTTTTCCCTTCCTGACAGCTCTGCAGACTCAGATAAGCTTTTCATTACTTCATCTAAAAGATTCTCTTCACTTGCAGATTTCAACTGTCAAAAATATGAAACATTTTATAAATTATTAAATGGTAATTTTTGACCTTTTCTTAAGTGCTCTTTGTGGACAGAAATGAAGAACAAATATAAAAAGATTTGCTGGTTGGGGTGtttgctgggttgttttttttttaatatctcaGTTCTAAAAGCAGATTAAACATTTATGGTATATACTCATAAGTCTTCTGCACAGGTTACAAATACTTTGAAAACTACGTCTCAGATCATAACTATCTGGAATTAGTTCCTGCAATATTGATTAAATCAAATCAGACAATCAAAACTTCCAAGTC
Encoded proteins:
- the LOC135176727 gene encoding prolyl-tRNA synthetase associated domain-containing protein 1-like, yielding MAAAPELREALAQRLRDLDIATVTADHPEVFTVEEMMPHIQHMKGGHSKNLFLKDKKKKGFWLVTVLHNRQINLNDLAKKLGVGSGNLRFADEKMMLEKLKVGQGCVTPLALFCDHGDVRFVLDADFLEGGHEKVYFHPMTNSATMGLSPDDLLKFVRSTGHDPIILHFDEDVK